In Silene latifolia isolate original U9 population chromosome X, ASM4854445v1, whole genome shotgun sequence, the following proteins share a genomic window:
- the LOC141617035 gene encoding uncharacterized protein LOC141617035: MNPGRLSPSMFNIMIDKIQGSIHHWSSNLLSYAGKLQLINAVVFGLENFWCSVLLLPSHIIKIVNKLCKDYFWGISGKQRRMTFKGWSSICKPWLEGGYNVKELLSWNKALLSKWVWHLTQNRDGIWDRWNRTYNYRDHTIWEAQSRSWHAESWRDIIKTKNFLLEIAGSSANAQRMLNACVTHGQFSVGKAYHFFRDKGHSTRWVAALTAPCIMPKHRLCTIQAGQRQLPTVDNLSKRGFFHINWCCLCCNASESHRHLFFRCPFSLQVRNFMLLWLGFSVLGDAYDIKDCLYKLLGGSKQKKWRNDAAAICV, translated from the coding sequence ATGAATCCTGGGCGCCTCTCTCCCAGCATGTTCAACATCATGATTGACAAAATTCAGGGCTCTATTCACCACTGGTCTAGCAACCTCCTTTCCTATGCCGGGAAGCTTCAGCTCATCAACGCGGTCGTTTTTGGCTTGGAAAACTTTTGGTGCTCTGTTTTGCTCCTGCCTTCCCACATCATCAAAATAGTCAACAAACTTTGTAAGGACTATTTTTGGGGGATTTCTGGTAAGCAGAGACGGATGACTTTCAAGGGTTGGTCCTCCATTTGCAAGCCTTGGTTAGAGGGTGGCTACAATGTTAAGGAATTGCTTAGCTGGAATAAAGCGCTCCTTAGCAAATGGGTCTGGCATCTCACTCAAAACAGAGACGGAATATGGGACCGTTGGAACCGTACTTACAACTACAGAGACCACACTATTTGGGAAGCTCAGTCTAGGAGTTGGCACGCCGAAAGCTGGCGTGATATTATCAAAACGAAAAATTTCCTTCTTGAAATTGCAGGCTCAAGTGCAAATGCTCAACGGATGTTGAATGCCTGCGTCACTCACGGTCAGTTCAGTGTTGGCAAGGCGTACCACTTTTTCAGGGATAAGGGACACTCCACGAGGTGGGTCGCTGCCCTCACGGCCCCTTGTATCATGCCCAAGCACCGTTTGTGCACCATTCAAGCTGGACAACGTCAACTCCCAACTGTTGACAACTTAAGCAAGCGAGGTTTCTTCCACATCAACTGGTGTTGCCTCTGTTGCAACGCCTCAGAGTCCCACAGGCACCTTTTCTTCCGATGTCCTTTCTCGCTCCAGGTGAGGAATTTCATGCTTCTCTGGCTTGGTTTCTCGGTGTTAGGGGACGCTTACGATATAAAAGACTGTCTCTACAAACTTTTGGGAGGAAGTAAACAGAAAAAATGGAGGAACGATGCGGCCGCCATTTGTGTGTAG